Proteins co-encoded in one Thermomicrobiales bacterium genomic window:
- a CDS encoding peptide ABC transporter substrate-binding protein, with product MKRSDYLSDTMDDLLRQAQTGRLNRRALLRRGVALGLSAPAIAALLAACGGDDEKKTTPAPQPTTAAPAPTTAPSGGGEASPTAAAPVAPTEVASPTAEPAAKAGGGGLLRILQWQAPTMLNPHLATGYKDYDASRVAYQPLADFDFDGKAVPILATEFPTVANGNVSDDGLSVTWNLRKDVTWHDGTPFTSKDVKFTWEYASDPETAAVTRNVFASIASIDTPDDYTVGITFSKPNPAGFEVFTGRNGMILPEHIFREFMGTESRNASANLKPVGTGPFMVTEFRPGDVVLYNRYEGYWEAGKPFFDKVELKGGGDALAATRAVLQTGEADWAWGAGGDPKVVAELEKEKAGKLTRRDAITGDRVAVQFADPRAEVDGARAEPGTEHPLFKNKDARQAIALCIPRDVLAAEIYGNGAKPVSNNLAAPKRFVSPNTTWEFNPDKAKELLSAIPEAAGFKLLFQTSVTATRQKAQEVIKQYLTQVGFDVELKSIDAAVFFSADAGNPDTYTKFYADLEIFTYAPDSLYPIGYMRRYATSGISQKSNNWSGINVTRYSNPEYDKLHEQAKSEMNPDTQNELFIAMNDISVNDYVEIPLVLPQGLTAAASNLTGYDPTSWTSPYWDIANWRREG from the coding sequence ATGAAGCGTTCGGACTATCTCAGCGACACGATGGACGATCTGCTACGCCAGGCGCAGACGGGCCGGCTCAACCGGCGAGCGCTCCTCCGGCGTGGTGTCGCGCTCGGCCTCAGCGCGCCAGCGATCGCGGCGCTGCTGGCGGCATGCGGCGGTGATGACGAGAAGAAGACGACACCGGCGCCGCAGCCGACCACGGCTGCGCCCGCGCCAACGACTGCGCCATCGGGCGGGGGCGAGGCTTCGCCGACCGCTGCCGCGCCGGTAGCCCCGACCGAAGTGGCATCGCCGACAGCGGAGCCGGCCGCCAAGGCCGGCGGTGGGGGGTTGCTCCGTATTCTTCAGTGGCAGGCGCCGACGATGCTGAACCCGCATCTGGCGACCGGCTACAAGGACTACGACGCCTCCCGCGTCGCCTATCAGCCGCTGGCGGACTTCGATTTCGATGGCAAGGCCGTGCCGATCCTGGCAACCGAGTTTCCAACAGTTGCGAACGGCAACGTGAGCGACGATGGCCTTTCGGTCACCTGGAACCTGCGCAAGGACGTGACCTGGCACGATGGCACGCCATTCACCTCGAAGGACGTCAAGTTCACCTGGGAGTACGCGTCGGATCCGGAAACTGCCGCAGTTACCAGGAACGTGTTCGCCTCGATTGCCTCAATTGACACCCCCGATGACTACACGGTGGGAATCACATTCTCCAAGCCGAACCCGGCAGGCTTCGAAGTATTTACCGGGCGCAACGGCATGATCCTGCCGGAGCATATCTTCCGGGAGTTCATGGGCACGGAGTCGCGCAACGCGAGCGCCAACCTCAAGCCGGTCGGGACTGGCCCGTTTATGGTCACCGAGTTCCGCCCGGGCGATGTTGTGCTCTACAACCGCTACGAGGGCTACTGGGAAGCAGGCAAGCCGTTCTTCGATAAGGTCGAGCTGAAGGGTGGCGGCGACGCGCTTGCCGCAACACGCGCGGTGTTGCAGACCGGCGAGGCCGACTGGGCCTGGGGCGCGGGCGGCGACCCCAAAGTGGTGGCCGAGCTGGAGAAGGAGAAGGCCGGCAAGCTGACCCGGCGCGATGCTATTACTGGCGATCGTGTCGCAGTTCAGTTCGCGGATCCGCGCGCGGAGGTCGACGGCGCTCGCGCCGAGCCAGGGACCGAGCACCCGCTGTTCAAGAACAAGGACGCGCGCCAGGCTATCGCTCTCTGTATCCCACGCGACGTGCTGGCGGCAGAGATCTACGGCAATGGCGCGAAGCCAGTCTCGAACAATCTCGCTGCTCCGAAGCGCTTCGTCTCCCCCAACACCACGTGGGAGTTCAACCCCGACAAGGCCAAGGAATTGCTATCGGCCATTCCCGAGGCGGCAGGATTCAAGCTGCTGTTCCAGACATCGGTAACTGCAACACGCCAGAAGGCGCAGGAGGTCATCAAGCAGTACCTCACACAGGTCGGCTTCGATGTCGAGCTGAAGTCGATCGACGCTGCTGTCTTCTTCTCGGCGGATGCCGGCAACCCCGACACCTACACGAAGTTCTACGCCGACCTGGAGATCTTTACCTACGCGCCCGATAGCCTCTACCCGATTGGCTATATGCGACGATACGCGACATCCGGCATCAGCCAGAAATCCAATAACTGGAGTGGGATCAACGTCACGCGATACTCGAACCCGGAGTACGACAAGCTCCACGAGCAGGCCAAATCCGAGATGAATCCCGACACGCAGAACGAGCTATTCATCGCGATGAACGACATCTCGGTCAACGACTACGTCGAGATTCCACTGGTTCTCCCCCAGGGCCTCACCGCAGCGGCCTCCAACCTGACCGGATATGACCCGACTTCCTGGACCAGTCCGTACTGGGACATCGCCAACTGGCGACGCGAGGGGTAG
- a CDS encoding GNAT family protein codes for MQIETERLTLREFVPHDWQAMAHYWADPRYARFYPERDNAGAFVRVLVDRFVAAQGDDPRLAWQLAIVERASGTMIGNCGIRINDPAVREANIGYELNPAFWGLGYATEAAASILRFGFQDLQLHRIWAECISENSGSIRVLEKLGMRREGHFHQHQWFHERWWDTLVYAILEQEWPALAAVSVG; via the coding sequence GTGCAGATCGAGACCGAGCGGCTCACGTTGCGTGAGTTTGTGCCTCACGACTGGCAGGCGATGGCTCACTACTGGGCCGATCCACGCTACGCCCGCTTCTATCCCGAACGCGACAACGCTGGGGCATTCGTCCGTGTGCTGGTCGATCGCTTCGTTGCCGCTCAGGGGGACGATCCTCGTCTGGCCTGGCAACTTGCCATTGTCGAGCGAGCGAGCGGCACGATGATCGGCAACTGCGGTATCCGAATCAACGACCCGGCGGTTCGTGAGGCGAATATCGGGTACGAGCTGAATCCCGCATTCTGGGGCCTTGGCTACGCGACCGAGGCGGCTGCATCGATTCTGCGCTTCGGATTCCAGGACCTTCAGCTGCATCGAATCTGGGCCGAATGCATCTCCGAGAATTCTGGCTCGATTCGTGTGCTGGAGAAGCTCGGCATGCGCCGCGAGGGCCACTTTCACCAGCATCAATGGTTCCACGAGCGCTGGTGGGACACGCTTGTCTACGCGATCCTCGAGCAAGAGTGGCCGGCGCTGGCTGCTGTCTCGGTGGGTTGA
- a CDS encoding SDR family NAD(P)-dependent oxidoreductase, with translation MAGILDGRIVLVTGGTGSLGSGVLPVLAREGATVVTTAHRPTPSATEGIEVEVADLLSPGTAEPLVERIIARHGRIDALVCLVGGFHGATFIQTDNQTWRELVELNVQTAVSVIRAALPGMVERDYGRIVTIGARSAVNPSPNTAAYAAAKASVIAFTGSLGRELRRTGVTVNCVLPETIDTPQNREAMPKANPDNWIKPAQIGEVIAFLCSEPAGVIRGAAIPVE, from the coding sequence ATGGCAGGAATACTGGATGGACGGATCGTGCTGGTGACAGGCGGCACCGGGTCGCTGGGCAGCGGAGTGTTGCCGGTGCTCGCCCGCGAGGGAGCAACGGTTGTGACCACCGCGCACCGGCCGACGCCGTCCGCAACGGAGGGGATCGAGGTCGAGGTCGCCGATCTGCTGTCGCCGGGCACGGCCGAACCGCTGGTTGAACGGATCATCGCCCGGCATGGTCGTATCGACGCGCTCGTCTGCCTCGTCGGCGGGTTTCACGGCGCTACGTTCATCCAGACGGACAATCAGACCTGGCGCGAGCTGGTCGAGCTGAACGTCCAGACCGCGGTGTCGGTAATCCGCGCCGCGCTGCCGGGCATGGTCGAGCGCGACTACGGCCGCATCGTCACCATCGGCGCTCGCTCTGCCGTCAACCCATCGCCGAATACGGCTGCCTACGCGGCAGCAAAGGCATCGGTCATCGCGTTTACCGGCTCACTGGGCCGGGAGCTCCGTCGGACCGGTGTGACGGTCAACTGTGTCCTGCCGGAGACAATCGACACCCCGCAGAACCGCGAGGCAATGCCGAAGGCAAACCCGGATAACTGGATCAAGCCGGCGCAGATCGGCGAGGTGATCGCGTTTCTTTGCAGCGAGCCGGCCGGGGTCATCCGGGGGGCAGCCATTCCCGTCGAGTAA
- a CDS encoding LLM class flavin-dependent oxidoreductase, translating to MTATTPSIRFGLRCSQHHRTWADLKRAFQAADAWGLESAWVFDHIIPLTDPRTGPNMDGWTLLAGLAEATSNVLIGPMVTGITYRNPGLVLKSAVTVDHISNGRCLLGVGAAWFGGEHEMYGIEFPRDGVRVSMLAEALEVFELLQTEEYANYDGKYYQLREAPFFPKPIQQRNGKPHLPVVIGGSGERMLGIIARHADWWDNNFSDEAQYRERVTRLEDACARLGRDPLEIRRSTTLAADFISKPEAEQREKLASLRALGITDFLFHIPDDIADFKPVAEGLIPKLREEWK from the coding sequence ATGACTGCGACAACCCCATCGATCCGGTTCGGCCTGCGTTGTAGCCAGCATCATCGCACCTGGGCGGATCTCAAGCGTGCCTTCCAGGCGGCCGATGCCTGGGGGCTGGAGTCCGCCTGGGTCTTCGACCATATCATCCCGCTGACCGATCCGCGCACGGGCCCGAATATGGACGGCTGGACGTTGCTGGCCGGCCTCGCCGAGGCGACCAGTAACGTGTTGATCGGCCCGATGGTAACCGGCATCACCTATCGCAATCCCGGCCTCGTGCTCAAGTCGGCGGTGACTGTCGACCACATCTCGAATGGACGCTGTCTGCTCGGGGTTGGCGCTGCCTGGTTTGGCGGCGAGCACGAGATGTACGGCATCGAGTTCCCACGAGACGGCGTGCGCGTTTCGATGCTCGCCGAGGCGCTCGAGGTTTTCGAGCTGCTCCAGACCGAGGAGTATGCGAACTACGACGGCAAGTACTACCAGCTCCGCGAAGCGCCGTTCTTCCCGAAGCCGATTCAGCAGCGAAACGGCAAGCCCCATCTGCCGGTCGTCATTGGCGGCTCGGGCGAACGGATGCTGGGAATCATCGCGCGTCATGCCGATTGGTGGGACAACAACTTCTCCGACGAAGCACAATATCGAGAACGCGTGACGCGGCTCGAGGATGCCTGCGCCAGGCTTGGCCGCGACCCGCTGGAGATTCGCCGTTCGACCACACTCGCGGCCGATTTCATCAGTAAGCCCGAGGCCGAACAGCGCGAGAAGCTCGCGTCACTTCGCGCGCTCGGCATCACCGACTTCCTCTTCCACATTCCCGACGATATCGCCGATTTCAAGCCAGTCGCCGAAGGGCTGATCCCGAAGCTGCGCGAGGAGTGGAAGTAG
- a CDS encoding zinc-dependent alcohol dehydrogenase family protein, translating into MRAMILREAGQPLELAELPDPTPEAGQVLIRVHACGICRTDLHIVDGELTEPKLPLVPGHQIVGTVVAAGSGVTRDWPGERVGVPWLGSTDGTCGYCLSGRENLCDNARFTGYDIDGGYAELAVADERFTFPIPEEFDDLAAAPLLCAGLIGYRALRKTGEARRLGLYGFGAAAHIVTQVAVWQGREVYAFTRPGDEASQQFARSLGALWAGGSDERPVELDAAIIFAPAGDLVPTALRALAKGGVVVCAGIHMSDIPSFPYDILWGEREIRSIANLTRQDGEEFLAIAPRVPIRTDVTTYPLEQANEALADLRAGRFQGAAVLLVGG; encoded by the coding sequence ATGCGAGCAATGATCCTCCGCGAGGCCGGCCAGCCACTGGAGCTCGCGGAGCTGCCGGACCCGACGCCTGAAGCCGGCCAGGTGCTGATCCGCGTCCACGCCTGCGGCATTTGCCGGACCGACCTGCACATCGTCGACGGTGAGTTGACCGAGCCAAAGCTGCCGCTCGTGCCAGGGCATCAGATCGTCGGGACGGTCGTCGCGGCCGGCTCCGGCGTCACCCGCGACTGGCCAGGCGAGCGGGTGGGAGTGCCGTGGCTGGGCAGCACCGATGGAACCTGCGGCTACTGCCTGAGCGGACGAGAGAATCTCTGCGATAACGCCCGGTTCACCGGCTACGATATCGACGGCGGCTATGCCGAGCTGGCGGTCGCCGACGAGCGCTTCACATTTCCCATCCCCGAGGAGTTCGACGATCTCGCCGCCGCGCCCCTGCTCTGCGCCGGGCTGATCGGCTACCGAGCGCTCCGAAAGACCGGGGAGGCACGCCGGCTGGGGCTTTATGGTTTCGGCGCAGCGGCGCACATCGTCACTCAGGTAGCTGTCTGGCAGGGGCGCGAGGTCTACGCTTTCACCCGCCCCGGTGACGAGGCCAGCCAGCAGTTTGCCCGCTCACTCGGCGCGCTCTGGGCCGGCGGATCCGACGAGCGACCGGTTGAGCTGGACGCCGCGATCATCTTCGCGCCGGCCGGCGACCTCGTGCCCACCGCGCTTCGAGCGCTGGCGAAGGGAGGAGTCGTCGTGTGCGCCGGGATTCACATGAGCGACATCCCCAGCTTCCCATATGACATTCTCTGGGGTGAGCGCGAAATCCGCTCGATCGCCAATCTGACCCGGCAGGATGGTGAGGAGTTCCTGGCCATCGCGCCACGTGTCCCAATCCGGACCGACGTAACGACGTATCCTCTGGAGCAGGCCAACGAGGCGCTGGCTGACCTCCGGGCCGGCCGATTTCAGGGGGCGGCAGTGCTACTGGTGGGTGGCTGA
- a CDS encoding polysaccharide deacetylase family protein: protein MSRGGSRSRVLARLALALLLAIITIGPALTVAPQNVAAAEVLTVRKFDTTEKVMALTFDAGSDTGYAKQILDTLASKDVKASFGMTGVWAQANPDLVRRMVNDGHQLINHSWDHPHFPQISSAERASQLSRTEDLVHSQTGVWMKPYFRPPYGEYNQSTLNDLAANGYTVSVMWTTDTMGWNGATSSQIVQKTLDQATPGGIVLMHVGAASQDAAALPAMIDQLRARGYRFQTVRDFIAPTSRYFPETGHTVSGNFLRYWNGFGGLASFGFPISDVFTRDGVQMQYFERVRMELHPGVWPARYDVLLGLLGVQLTAGRGGEKPFQRIVASSDANCNFYQPTGHRLCFGFRDYWVSHGGLEIFGYPISEEFQERNRETGDVYTVQYFERARFEYHPENRPPWNVLGGHLGRQAMDAGY from the coding sequence ATGTCACGCGGAGGATCCCGATCCCGCGTCCTCGCCCGCCTGGCGCTGGCGCTATTGTTGGCGATCATCACGATCGGGCCGGCGCTGACCGTCGCGCCGCAGAACGTCGCGGCCGCCGAGGTGCTGACAGTTCGCAAGTTCGACACAACCGAGAAGGTCATGGCGCTCACGTTCGACGCAGGATCCGATACTGGCTATGCGAAGCAGATCCTCGACACACTGGCGAGCAAGGATGTCAAGGCGTCGTTCGGGATGACCGGTGTCTGGGCGCAGGCGAACCCCGATCTCGTCCGTCGGATGGTCAACGACGGGCATCAGCTGATCAATCACTCGTGGGACCACCCGCACTTCCCGCAGATCTCCTCCGCCGAGCGGGCCAGTCAGCTCAGCCGAACCGAGGATCTCGTCCATTCTCAGACCGGCGTCTGGATGAAGCCGTACTTCCGCCCACCGTATGGTGAGTACAACCAATCGACACTCAACGACCTGGCGGCGAACGGTTACACGGTTAGCGTGATGTGGACGACCGACACGATGGGCTGGAACGGCGCGACCAGCAGCCAGATCGTCCAGAAGACGCTCGACCAGGCAACGCCGGGCGGGATCGTGCTGATGCACGTCGGCGCAGCCTCGCAGGACGCAGCGGCGCTGCCGGCGATGATCGACCAGCTCCGCGCGCGCGGCTATCGTTTCCAGACGGTGCGCGACTTCATCGCGCCGACGTCACGCTACTTCCCCGAAACAGGCCACACCGTCTCGGGCAACTTCCTGCGTTACTGGAACGGCTTCGGTGGGCTGGCCAGCTTCGGCTTTCCGATCTCCGATGTGTTCACGCGCGATGGCGTCCAGATGCAGTACTTCGAGCGGGTGCGGATGGAGCTGCATCCGGGGGTCTGGCCGGCGCGCTACGACGTGCTGCTCGGCCTGCTGGGCGTCCAGCTAACGGCGGGCCGCGGAGGTGAAAAGCCATTCCAGCGAATCGTGGCATCGTCCGACGCGAACTGTAACTTCTACCAGCCAACTGGCCACCGACTCTGCTTCGGCTTCCGCGACTACTGGGTGTCTCACGGTGGACTGGAGATCTTCGGATATCCGATCAGCGAGGAGTTCCAGGAGCGCAACCGGGAAACGGGCGACGTCTACACCGTCCAGTACTTCGAACGCGCCCGCTTCGAGTATCACCCGGAGAATCGCCCCCCGTGGAACGTCCTCGGCGGCCACCTGGGGCGTCAGGCGATGGACGCTGGGTACTAA